A segment of the Ipomoea triloba cultivar NCNSP0323 chromosome 1, ASM357664v1 genome:
atatattgatatttttattatggtAACAACACTCGTTTGTCTGAATTTggtacttttcatttgaatattACTGACTCTCTATTGAGGCTCGATAGCATATAAGAGAGTCACTATATACCATCTGAACACAAAGTGATTGACGTTTGAATTTGGTATTTAAATAACATCTAAATGACTAaatcaatatttataaatttaacaaatCTCTCAATTATGTAGAGTCAAACTATATTTTGAGCATAAAACAAATTCATTAAGAAACTTCGTGTAATATATAGTTAGAGACTACATTAGtctataaaaatttattaattactttttaaaattgtaaatgcaatttccttaattataattaataaaatataatatataattaagaaaataaaattataaaattaaccaaatgtgtgttcataaatatgtggaaattttcttaaatttaaattttttttatatttgttggttttatgacatTTGGGTAATCTAAGGCAGACCAACACTACCTATTAAAAATGgtaagaaaaatatatgaaaataatatatgtatggtCTATTTATAAATAAGAATCCTGAATtgtctcataaaaaaaatattttcatagctactttctcaacctattgaaggttggaggctcgaacccactcccctcCATATGAGAGTGTAAATCGAGTGTTACTTgaccacaatgtctttggcATTATCcatcaatatttaaaaatacttttaatataatttataaatatataaaatgtatacatattaaatttaatattataattaaattgtaaatgatTTTAGTTAAAtgttattaatcaaattaaatacataaaaatgtgaCGAAATAAGTAATATTTAGTTGTAGTATCAAATCTAACAAAATCATCAAAAATTTGTAGATATCCAAAGCAGAATTTGAACCGAACAGACGCcgaattaataaatttattagtcAACAATTAAATTTTGACCAAAGCGAGTCGGAGGTATGCCGATTTACCTTCTATAAATTGACGACGATTGTCCTTCCTTCTTTTACCTGCGTTTTCAGCTTCTATTGCTCTATATATCGTTCTCCTTGTTTCTCTCTCTTAGGGTTACGATTAAGATTCTAGATCCATTCTCATCGCCCGGAATTGGAGATGTCTTCCTCAAAGATGATCGTTTTGAAGAGTTCCGACGGTGAAACTTTCGAGGTCGAAGAGGCGGTGGCGCTCGAGTCTCAGACGATCAAGCACATGATTGAGGATGACTGCGCTGATACTGTTATCCCACTCCCTAATGTCACTAGCAAGATCTTGGCTAAGGTTATAGAGTACTGTAAGCGCCATGTTGAGGCTGCTGCCAAGACTGAGGATAAGCCCGGTGACGATGATCTCAAGACCTTTGACGCCGATTTCGTCAAAGTTGACCAGGCAACGCTCTTTGATCTTATTTTGGTATGAATCTCTATGCCTTCTCTTCAATTTCATCCGtttatatgaatttattatttctcATCGAGTTTTTTTATTTACTGATTTATAATGTTAGGTATTAGGGTTTATTTTCATGATACTTTAAAGGTTTCAATTATGGCGGTTGTATCTATTGAACTCTGTTTTCCCGTTCGATTTCTATCTTTCTAGGTTTTGTTATTTAGCCTTGTGTCTTTACATGTCAAGGTTTTGTTCAATTAGTGATTGAAACTGCATCAGATTTTCCATTTTTGTTGATTATGATTGCCTACTGTATTTTTGAATCCCCTAATTTCatgaattttgttgtttatCTTTTGCCCTTTTCTGATTTGATTTGCTATATTTGATGCATCTTCCTTATGACTGTGATTGCTTTGCTGTATTAATAATTCATTGTTAAAATTGTCAAATGTATAAACTGTATAGCCAGTAGTCTATATCTCTGTACAGTTAATAATCAACTCAGTTTAATCTATTTGAGCCACTAAAACTTGGAAGCTTTGATACTTTTCTTCTATTACAACCAGGTATATATTCTTTCTGGTTTGGGCAATATATTCATATGTAATCTCCTTAGCATCATTTTAGGAGCGGCTTACCCTTCTGGTGTGAATTGAATGTCTTGCTCACTCATCTTAGGCATAAAATGTTATGAATAgtacatttacatttatttgtttatagtaTTTCACTTAATGGTTTTATCTTTTTCCTTGCCATCCTAGGCTGCCAATTACCTCAACATCAAGAGCTTGCTGGATCTTACCTGTCAAACTGTTGCTGATATGATCAAGGGGAAGACGCCAGAGGAGATCCGCAAAACATTCAACATCAAAAATGACTTCACTCccgaggaggaggaagaggtcCGAAGGGAGAATGCTTGGGCATTTGAGTGAAGTGAAGTTTGAAGTCTGTTAATTGCCGCCACGCTTTAACCATGTTTGCTATATATCCTAGTAGATGCTAAGGACAATCGTGATGGTagtagtagtatatatatatgtctggtATGTTATTTTGCGCAGAACATGACATTGTCTGATAAGATGCTACCCTTCTATGTTTTGAATTCGCCTTattttgcaatgcaatttattTGTTGCCGGCTTATAGTTTCTTCTACCTGTATTGCtcaattgatttaatttttgattTCTTTCCCTTGCTCACAATTTATCACTTGGGAATTATCTGAGTTGTCTGTGCAGGCTAATTCTTAATTTCTTGTTAGTGAAGGTGAGTTTTGTTGCTTGTGTGTAATAACGAATATTTGGATGAGCAATCTCGATTTGAACGTGTTAGCAAGTACCAAAGACCCCCCATGAGCAATCTCGATTTGTATTATGTTGCCTTTTGCTCCTAAGAAATTTCATTTTGGTGTTCTTAGGTTGCAAACAATCTAACTCTTGTGCACATgattatatatgttacaaagtGATTTAAGAAGGGGAATTCAAAACGATTGGAAGTTCTAAGGATTAGTTACAGCTATTTCGTTCATGCAATATGCCCCTTCCTTCATTAGATAAAACACAAAACTAGTATTGGCTGTAAGgaataattaaacaattttgtttGCAAAAGAAACGACTGGAAAACCGGCTCATCCAACAAACCAAAAATGTCTCTCTTTTCTCATGCATCAGGTGCCGCTCACCTACCAGAATTTTGGTAATATGAGGAGGCATATTATTCTATATAATAGCAAACTTATCAGATAATTAAAGGTACATCTTTTGGTAAATTAAAGATAATTCAGAGGGGGGGGGATTTATGGAATGATAGGGGTAGAAGGGGTTGTGGGCTTGCAGGATAAAGTATCATCAGTTAAACATCACTATCTGCTGAAGTTCATGTGTACTTAGCTTGTTTGTGtacttttacttttgtttacCCAATTTTGCTCTATC
Coding sequences within it:
- the LOC116029359 gene encoding SKP1-like protein 1A: MSSSKMIVLKSSDGETFEVEEAVALESQTIKHMIEDDCADTVIPLPNVTSKILAKVIEYCKRHVEAAAKTEDKPGDDDLKTFDADFVKVDQATLFDLILAANYLNIKSLLDLTCQTVADMIKGKTPEEIRKTFNIKNDFTPEEEEEVRRENAWAFE